GAAAAGATTTGACCACAAAATTCTGCTTTTTGCGGCACAATTGTCAAGCAACGTTCGAGCCTGTCAAAAATTTGCTTTTCGTCCCCGACGACGGGCGGTTGGACACAAAAAAAGCGGCACGCCATTGCGCACCGCTTGAACAAAACCCATTCTATCGTATGAAGCAAAACTGTTAACCTGAGTTGGCAGACGGTTCATTGGTGAAGATGAGGTGCTATTGTTTGTCCAATTGCCGAGCATCCAAAACCCCGCATAATTAAACGACCAATGGAAGGGCGTTCAAATCGCGGAACAAAATCTTTTTCCGATTGAAATACAGCACGTTGGAGCGTTTGAGTTGATTGAGGACAGCGGTGACCATCTGGCGGCTCGTGCCGGTGAGGTCTGCTATGTCTTGGTGGGTCATGTTGTGTTTTACGAGCGTCTCGAAACCAACTTGTCGCCCTTGTTCCACACCCATTTGATGCAGGTATTCAAGGATGCGGCTTTTTGAGTCTTTCAACACCACCTTTTCCAGTTGTGTTTCGGTGTAGCGGAGGCGTTCTCCAAGGAAATGCAATAGCGACTGAGCAAAGGCGAAGTTGTTTTTCATGATTGCCAGCAATGTGTTTGCATCAAATTCGACGACTTCCACTTGGTCGTCCATCGCGTAGGCAAAGTCGCGGCGCTGGGTTTCGCCTGTCAGGCACGACTCTCCAAAAAGATTGCCACCCCGCACCACATATTTTATGATGTCTTTTTTCTCGGCATGCACAGCCACTTTTACCAACCCTTTCAGCAAAAAATAGACTTTGTTGGCCGCTTGGCCGGGCTTATAGAGCACTTGATGTTTTCCAAAAGAATTAATCGTGGCAGCACGTTGCAAAATCATTCGTTCATCAGAGGAAAGCACCGCGAAAAGCGGGCTGTTCTCCAAAACGGGCAAAGTAACTTTCTTATCCATGTTCAGCAGTTGTGTTTAGTTCGGTCACGTTTCTGCACATTAGGACAACGCCTCTTTCAAAATCCCCTACCTTTTCGGAAAAAATTATTTTTTGTCTGCTATTTTCCAAAAGGTCAAATCAAGCATAAATCTTCTTTTTGACAAACCATGTTCGTTTTTAGCGTAAAATTTTGACA
This genomic interval from Saprospiraceae bacterium contains the following:
- a CDS encoding Crp/Fnr family transcriptional regulator — encoded protein: MDKKVTLPVLENSPLFAVLSSDERMILQRAATINSFGKHQVLYKPGQAANKVYFLLKGLVKVAVHAEKKDIIKYVVRGGNLFGESCLTGETQRRDFAYAMDDQVEVVEFDANTLLAIMKNNFAFAQSLLHFLGERLRYTETQLEKVVLKDSKSRILEYLHQMGVEQGRQVGFETLVKHNMTHQDIADLTGTSRQMVTAVLNQLKRSNVLYFNRKKILFRDLNALPLVV